Within the Enterococcus hirae ATCC 9790 genome, the region GTAAGATCACACCAATGACTGGAATAGGAAGTGCCGCCTTGATTTCTTCTAAAGCAACCGCAGTAGCAGTATTACAGGCAATCACTAACATTTTGATGTTTTGTTCCACCAAATGATTCGTCATTTCCCAAGTAAATTCGATCACTTGTTCTGCCGGTCTAGGACCATAGGGGCAACGGGCAGTATCTCCAACATATAAGATATTTTCATTTGGTAATTGTTTCAATGCTTCTTTGACCACCGTCAATCCACCAACACCTGAATCAATAAAACCAATCGGGCGATTATCAGTCAATAGTATCATCCTTTTTCTCAATAAATTCTATCTTCCTTATTGTGGACTTTTTAAGGTGATTTTTCAAGTACTACCTTTGTACTTCTATCCATAAAGCTTGAATAGCTCACACAGTCGATCTAAAGAATCACTAGTTTGACTTAATGATCTTAAGTTAGTTGTTTTTAGCAGATGAAGATTGCTCTTTATCTACACTTATCATGAATGATTGCGATTCGTTTTAGAGATACTAGAAGAGACTGAGACAAGTTTTGTCCCAGTCTCTGAGCAATTATGGTTTATCGACTAACTTCAGCTGATCCTTGAGATAAAGAATTCATTTGTTTTATATTTTTGTTTGGTTTTGGTAGAGTATTTTGTTCCGATCCTCGATTACTTAGTCTTTGATTCAATGGTAATGGAACTTGATCTATTGGATTTGGGTTTGTTCTATCTAGTTCGGGAAGCTTACTTAGCAAAGTTGTTTTTCCATTGATTATTTCATTAAGCTCTTTTTTATCTTCGTTAGTGAGAGTAAGCATATAAGGTATATTGCGTCTATTTATTTCATTAAGTTTTCTGCTACCAATAAATTCCGCCATCGTAGATAGCATTTTGGGTTCTACCTTTTGGTTCTCTTTAAGTGCTAATGAAGTGTTCATTGCTCGAGATAACAAAAGCGCGTTGTCATCCACTACTTCAGCTATAGTCTTCCCATTTATTTTAATGTCTGCTTCATTTTCTTGTTTTTTATCTGTTTGTTGTTTCGCTCTTTCTCTGATTATATCCCGAAGTGCTTCTTTTTCTTCTATTCTCATGACAAGATTTGTAATCTCTTTTAAATTAGCATCTGTCTTACTTTCCTGTGTTTTCAATGTGTCTTGTTTTTTTCTGTATATTTTCCGAAGAGTGGCTCGATCTTCTTTTAATAGTTCAAGTTTAGCTATAACCGCCCTTTTCATTTCCTCATCAAGATTTAAATCCATGACCTCATTTGCTATTGCCTCTAGTTTTTCTTCGGAGACAGTGTGGTTCTCTAAAAGTTGGTATTTATTTGTAATAGCTATAGTAGCATCATCTGTTAGCTGCGCTATTAATTCATTCACCTTTAGAAATTGATCATCTTTAAGCCTAGTTAATTCCCTTCTAGTTATATTCAGATCGAAAATAAAGTTATGACACGTACTAGTTTTTAAAGGAATATAATAGAATTTATCAAGGTCTTCAATTAGTGCAGCTTTCGTTTCTTCCGACAAAGGCATGTTTGAATTAAGTCTATGTTTTTCATTAAGATAGTTAATAAAAAAGGTTCTATTATTACTATTTATTTCTATATTTCTTTGTTTTAACAGATTTTTCTCTTCTAGAAGAGATTTTAGATAGGAGGGAATTTCTTCAGTTGAAGCTTGATGATCTTTAGAAAGATCTTTATCCAATGCTGCTGATGTTTCCAGATCAGTACGTTTCTTTTTCGTAAATTTATACTTATTGAATAGTCTATAAAAAAAACCACGCTGATCTTGGGACTGTATGCTAACTTTCTCTTCATTGTTTTTATTTATATTCTGTTCCTTGTCTGGCATGCTGTTTTCTCCTTTGAGATTTTATATACGCTTTATAAATTTATCAGAAAAAAAAGGACATCAAAAACTTTTATTTCTAAACAAAGAAATTCTTGGGATTTAATACTATTGCATTTATTCAAAATCTAGATTATCGTTTTTAATCTCTGGGAATATTTGGTCATAAATAGTATTCTCAAAGGATTCTACATCAACAGAATTTTATTTAGGTACTGCTATACCTAACTATTTCTTTAAAAATAATTTTTTGAATATTTGGCATCCACGTGCGGTGATTTGCAAAAATAGTATTACTTTATAAAAACAGAAGAACATGTAGCCTGCAAATTCAAATCAATATCAACATGAAAATTAGAAGCTTTTTGATCAATTTATGAGACAATGTGAAAGAACAAAAAAGCTGAGATAGCATGAGGTACATTCTGACCCAGATTTAATTTTGCGCAACTTATCAGTTCTTATTGACCAAAAACCTTTTTTTAACATATATTAAAACTAATCAAAAAAAAACGAAAATCAGAATAACTGCTTTTCGTTTTTTCAGCTTGTTCATACGAATACTTTGACCGCACGCTCAAGTTAATTTTTGAACTGTTACACTCTTACTTGAATGTTGCTAAATTGAACACTATCTGATCGTTAGGTGATAATTTAATATCATTTGCTCCTTTTTCCGCCATTTTGCCGTTGATTGTGAACGTCCAATATAATCCTTTATCTTTGTCTTGTGCATGCCCATCAATTGCCGTCACAAAACCATTGTCTTCTTTCACTGAAAACTGTTTTTTTAGTAATTCCAACAAGGTCTGATTTGGTTGGTAAGTAACGTTTTTTGCCGATAGTTCTTTTCCCTCTTCTTGCAAAGTGATGGTCACTTTTTTTGTAGTGGCTTGTGATTGAGCGCTTGATTGTTCTGTCGTGGTAGGTGATTGACAACCAGTCATAACGATCATACTTGATAAAGCAGCTAATAATACTATAAATTTCTTCAAAAAAAACACTCCTATTTATTAATTTGTAAAAAGAATTAACTTAAGTTATCACTTTAAACATTATAGATATGATTCTTAGACAGTTAGATTTTAATTCAAACAGTAAGGTCTGATAATAATTAATGGAATACTTTCCCAGCTCGCTCATAGAATGGTTCTTTAATATGATAAACCACATTGACATAACGTGCCAAGACAAAAAAGAGATCCGATAACCGATTAATCAGTTTATAGCTCATTTGATTCGTTTCTGTTTCTTCCAAAATCAATTCAGTGATTTCACGTTCCGCTCTTCGGGTCACTGTTCGGGCAAGATGGAAATGCCCTGCTACTGGATGTCCACTAGGCAAAATAAATTTGTCGATCACCGGTAGTTTTTCTTGATAAAAATCAATCATTTCTTCCATTTTCTCCAAATCTTTTTTAGTCACGATCCGTTCTTTGACTTCCGTTGGTGTGGCAAAATCTGTTCCGATATCAAATAGTAATCGTTGAAGTTGGATTAATTGTTCGATCAAAAGTGCAAATTTATCAGGATCTAATTCTGCAACGATCGTTCCTACCCAAGAGTTGATTTCATCCACACTTCCATAAGCTCTAACACGAGAAGCTGACTTAGCTAGCCGTTGCCCTCCGATAATACTAGTCATCCCAGCATCACCACTTTTAGTATAGATTTTCATGGTACCATGCTCCTTTTTAAACTTATAATCCACACTTTAGTTGTACTTTACAATGGGTGCAAGTACTGCAACCTCCGATTTCTTCAATTGTACCTTCATGACAAATCGGACAGCGCTCTTCACTCGTTGCTGAGTCGTTTGAAGCTTCTGTTAGCAAAACATCTGGGTGTACCTCTGATGTTACTAGCTCATCGGTAAAACTATTTTCTTCCGCTGATAAAGTCAGGACTTGTGAATCTCGGCTACCGTCAACATATACCGTACCGCCTTTTGCCCCACCTTGATAAAGTCGTTCGTAAATATCAGCTACTTCTTTAACACGATATCCCTTAGGTGCGTTGACTGTTTTGGAAATGGAGCTATCAACCCATCGTTGGATCGTACATTGGACATCCACGTGAGCTTCTGGTGAAAGCTCCATTGCTGAGACAAAGTATTCCGGTAACTCTGAGGCATCTGCCTCTGGATGTTTCGCTATATATTCGTCAACGATTTCAGCGTGTACTTCAATGAATTTTCCTAAGCGACCGCTTCTAAAGTAGGAAAAAGAGAAATAAGGTTCCAATCCCGTGGAAACACCAGTCATCGTACCTGTCGAGCCAGTTGGTGCAACGGTTAATAAGTGTGAATTACGGATTCCATAAGTTAAGACACCTTGCCTAATATGTTCTGGCATCTTTTTCATATACCCAGAATGGATAAAACGCTCACGTAATTGTCGTGTTTCTTCTTCGTTCTTACCAACTAAATAAGGAAAACTTCCTTTTTCTTTTGCCAATTCGATCGACGTTTGATAAGCTGTAACGGCAATCGTTTCAAACAATTGATCGACTAACGCATTTCCTTCTTTAGAGCCATACGTTTTGCCGCAATAGATCAATAAGTCGGCTAAGCCCATCACCCCTAAACCAATACGACGTTCCCCTTTTGCTTGTTGCTCATTCTTGTCAAAAAAATAAGGGGTCGCATCAATAACATTATCTTGGAAACGTACACTGGTTCTAACCACTTCTGCAACTTTTTGAAAATCGATTTCTTGGTGCTCATCTACCATATTCGCTAAATTGATAGCTGCAAGATTACATACCGCATACGGTGTCAATGGCTGTTCTCCACAAGGATTTGTTGCAACGACTTTTTGTCCATAGGCAGCAGCATTAGTCATCTCATTGGCGTTATCAATAAAAAAGATCCCTGGTTCCGCAGAATAAGTAGCACAGTAAGTGATCAATTCCCAAAGCTCTCTGGCTCGAATTGTTTGATGAACTTTCACTTTACGTCCTGTCGCTTCCCACTCACGAACATCACCGATTTCAGCCCAATGTTGATCATAATCAGCCATTTCTATTTCTGTATACTCGTCAATAGCAGGAAAACGCAAATCATAGGTCTTATCTTGTGCGACAGCTGCCATGAATTCCTTTGTCAGACAGATTGAAATATTCGCCCCTGTTAAGAAGTCAGGATCTTTGACACTATAACTTCCACCCATTTTTAATTTTTGCTTAGCCTCTTTGATGAAAGCATGTTCTGCAAATTGCAAAAGCCCCTCTTCCTTAACCAAGACTTCAAATAGCTCCCTTTCTTCTTGAGTTAAAGGAGAAAAAGCTAGTTTCTCGCTTGCTAATTGTTTGATTAGGGGATTTTGACTTGTAGTTATCAACTGTTGCAGGATCAACGGATTCTGGATTTTTGAAATAATAAATTCAAAAATATCTGGGTGCCAATCATTGAGCATGATCATTTGCGCCCCTCTGCGACTTCCTCCTTGCTCGACTAAATGGGTGAGATTAGCTAAATCATTGAGCCAAGAAACAGCACCAGAAGATTTTCCATTTACGCCATGTACGACAGCTGATTTTGGTCTCAAGGTTGAGCCATTCGTTCCTACTCCACCACCACGACTCATGATTTCCATGACTTCTTCTCGGTGTTTTGCTAAACCAGAACGAGAATCTTGAATAAATGGCATGACAAAACAATTAAAGTATGTGACTTCTGATTGCGTACCAGCACCATATAACACCCTTCCTGCAGGAATCAAATTTTGTTCAGTCAATTGTTTGTAAAAATCTTCAAAAAATTCAGCTTTTCTATCGCCCTCGACTTGACTAATTCCGAAAGCAACTCGAGCAGCAATTTGTTCATAATACAGCTCTAAAGGTTTTTCAACTTCACTTTTGTTTCTTTTAACGAATCCACGAGCTATTTCTTCAGGATCAGTCAAAGAGGAGCGAAATTCCTCTTCCACTTCGATCGTTAAATCGTCTCCAGAGTGCTGAATGATCGTTCCAATTCCACGAGCCGGGTATTGTGGATCCGCATGTACCGTCAAGACGACT harbors:
- a CDS encoding DUF4430 domain-containing protein, giving the protein MKKFIVLLAALSSMIVMTGCQSPTTTEQSSAQSQATTKKVTITLQEEGKELSAKNVTYQPNQTLLELLKKQFSVKEDNGFVTAIDGHAQDKDKGLYWTFTINGKMAEKGANDIKLSPNDQIVFNLATFK
- a CDS encoding cob(I)yrinic acid a,c-diamide adenosyltransferase, encoding MKIYTKSGDAGMTSIIGGQRLAKSASRVRAYGSVDEINSWVGTIVAELDPDKFALLIEQLIQLQRLLFDIGTDFATPTEVKERIVTKKDLEKMEEMIDFYQEKLPVIDKFILPSGHPVAGHFHLARTVTRRAEREITELILEETETNQMSYKLINRLSDLFFVLARYVNVVYHIKEPFYERAGKVFH
- a CDS encoding vitamin B12-dependent ribonucleotide reductase, whose translation is MGIYSKKYIEKLNQDIRNYPEVKPIDPQMKLTFEGISRLVMLDRYTYKDPHNQTLTIGDLVVLTVHADPQYPARGIGTIIQHSGDDLTIEVEEEFRSSLTDPEEIARGFVKRNKSEVEKPLELYYEQIAARVAFGISQVEGDRKAEFFEDFYKQLTEQNLIPAGRVLYGAGTQSEVTYFNCFVMPFIQDSRSGLAKHREEVMEIMSRGGGVGTNGSTLRPKSAVVHGVNGKSSGAVSWLNDLANLTHLVEQGGSRRGAQMIMLNDWHPDIFEFIISKIQNPLILQQLITTSQNPLIKQLASEKLAFSPLTQEERELFEVLVKEEGLLQFAEHAFIKEAKQKLKMGGSYSVKDPDFLTGANISICLTKEFMAAVAQDKTYDLRFPAIDEYTEIEMADYDQHWAEIGDVREWEATGRKVKVHQTIRARELWELITYCATYSAEPGIFFIDNANEMTNAAAYGQKVVATNPCGEQPLTPYAVCNLAAINLANMVDEHQEIDFQKVAEVVRTSVRFQDNVIDATPYFFDKNEQQAKGERRIGLGVMGLADLLIYCGKTYGSKEGNALVDQLFETIAVTAYQTSIELAKEKGSFPYLVGKNEEETRQLRERFIHSGYMKKMPEHIRQGVLTYGIRNSHLLTVAPTGSTGTMTGVSTGLEPYFSFSYFRSGRLGKFIEVHAEIVDEYIAKHPEADASELPEYFVSAMELSPEAHVDVQCTIQRWVDSSISKTVNAPKGYRVKEVADIYERLYQGGAKGGTVYVDGSRDSQVLTLSAEENSFTDELVTSEVHPDVLLTEASNDSATSEERCPICHEGTIEEIGGCSTCTHCKVQLKCGL